In Gadus chalcogrammus isolate NIFS_2021 chromosome 13, NIFS_Gcha_1.0, whole genome shotgun sequence, a single genomic region encodes these proteins:
- the LOC130402490 gene encoding lysosomal protective protein-like isoform X1 — MFQMCVLLLALLLLLGSEAAPKGDEVVYLPGLGKQAAFKQYSGYLTVANKKHLHYWFVESQLNPAKDPVVLWLNGGPGCSSLDGMLTEHGPFLIQDDGVSLEYNPYSWNKISNMLYLESPAGVGFSYSEDKNYITNDTEVSMNNYLALKQFFKLFPEYSKNQLFLTGESYAGIYIPTLAERVMEDPAFNLQGIAVGNGMASYELNDNSLVYFAYYHGLLGNQLWAQLQTFCCSKGKCDFYNNHNVNCSKNLEEVQTIVYGSGLNMYNLYAPCPGGVGQRLGMDGGSLVLRDLGNSFTRHPATQRLNQKLRGVASLFKNVRLDPPCTNSTPSTLYLNNVYVRAALHISPAALPWVICSSEVNLNYGRVYVEVSKQYLKLLGALVYRVLVYNGDVDMACNFMGDEWFVESLQQKVEVQRRTWTYQDKEGLQVGGFVKEFSNLAFLTVKGSGHMVPADKPAAAYTMFSRFLLRQPF, encoded by the exons ATGTTCCAGATGTGCGTCCTGCTgctggcgctgctgctgctgctggggtcgGAGGCGGCCCCCAAAGGAGACGAGGTGGTCTACCTCCCCGGTCTCGGCAAGCAGGCTGCCTTCAAGCAGTACTCCGGTTACCTGACCGTAGCCAACAAGAAACACCTGCACTACTG GTTCGTGGAGTCCCAGTTGAACCCCGCCAAAGACCCGGTGGTTCTGTGGCTGAACGGGGGCCCCGGCTGCAGCTCTCTGGACGGGATGCTGACCGAACACGGGCCCTTCCTG ATCCAGGATGATGGCGTGTCCCTGGAGTACAACCCCTACTCCTGGAATAAA ATTTCCAACATGCTGTACTTGGAGTCACCAGCAGGGGTCGGCTTTTCTTATTCCGAAGATAAAAACTACATCACCAACGACACAGAG GTGTCCATGAACAACTACCTGGCCTTGAAGCAGTTCTTCAAGCTCTTCCCCGAGTACAGCAAGAACCAGCTGTTCCTGACGGGAGAGAGCTACGCAGGGATCTACATCCCCACCCTGGCGGAGAGGGTGATGGAGGACCCTGCGTTCAACCTCCAG GGTATCGCCGTTGGCAACGGGATGGCCAGCTACGAGCTGAACGACAACTCCCTGGTGTACTTTGCGTACTACCACGGTCTCCTAGGCAACCAGCTCTGGGCCCAACTGCAGACTTTCTGCTGTAGTAAGGGAAAATGTGACTtctacaacaaccacaacgtCAACTGCTCCAAGAAC ctggaggaggtgcagaCCATCGTGTACGGCTCAGGCCTGAACATGTACAACCTGTACGCCCCCTGTCCGGGGGGCGTTGGCCAGAGGTTGGG GATGGATGGCGGTAGTCTGGTACTCAGAGACCTGGGGAACAGCTTCACCAGACACCCCGCGACACAGCGGTTGAACCAG AAGCTGCGTGGTGTAGCGTCTCTCTTCAAGAATGTCCGGCTGGACCCACCCTGCACcaactccaccccctccaccctctacctCAACAACGTCTACGTCAGGGCGGCTCTGCACATCAGTCCTGCCGCACTGCCCTGGGTCATCTGCAG CTCGGAGGTGAACCTCAACTATGGGCGTGTATACGTCGAAGTCAGTAAGCAGTACCTGAAGCTACTGGGAGCCCTG GTATATCGTGTCCTGGTGTACAACGGTGACGTCGACATGGCCTGTAACTTCATGGGAGACGAGTGGTTCGTGGAGTCGCTGCAGCAGAAG GTGGAGGTACAGCGGAGGACCTGGACCTACCAGGACAAGGAGGGGCTGCAGGTGGGCGGTTTCGTTAAGGAGTTCAGCAACCTCGCCTTCCTCACCGTCAAG GGCTCGGGTCACATGGTCCCTGCTGATAAGCCTGCGGCTGCCTACACCATGTTCTCCCGCTTCCTACTGAGACAACCCTTCTGA
- the LOC130402490 gene encoding lysosomal protective protein-like isoform X2, whose amino-acid sequence MFQMCVLLLALLLLLGSEAAPKGDEVVYLPGLGKQAAFKQYSGYLTVANKKHLHYWFVESQLNPAKDPVVLWLNGGPGCSSLDGMLTEHGPFLIQDDGVSLEYNPYSWNKISNMLYLESPAGVGFSYSEDKNYITNDTEVSMNNYLALKQFFKLFPEYSKNQLFLTGESYAGIYIPTLAERVMEDPAFNLQGIAVGNGMASYELNDNSLVYFAYYHGLLGNQLWAQLQTFCCSKGKCDFYNNHNVNCSKNLEEVQTIVYGSGLNMYNLYAPCPGGVGQRLGMDGGSLVLRDLGNSFTRHPATQRLNQLRGVASLFKNVRLDPPCTNSTPSTLYLNNVYVRAALHISPAALPWVICSSEVNLNYGRVYVEVSKQYLKLLGALVYRVLVYNGDVDMACNFMGDEWFVESLQQKVEVQRRTWTYQDKEGLQVGGFVKEFSNLAFLTVKGSGHMVPADKPAAAYTMFSRFLLRQPF is encoded by the exons ATGTTCCAGATGTGCGTCCTGCTgctggcgctgctgctgctgctggggtcgGAGGCGGCCCCCAAAGGAGACGAGGTGGTCTACCTCCCCGGTCTCGGCAAGCAGGCTGCCTTCAAGCAGTACTCCGGTTACCTGACCGTAGCCAACAAGAAACACCTGCACTACTG GTTCGTGGAGTCCCAGTTGAACCCCGCCAAAGACCCGGTGGTTCTGTGGCTGAACGGGGGCCCCGGCTGCAGCTCTCTGGACGGGATGCTGACCGAACACGGGCCCTTCCTG ATCCAGGATGATGGCGTGTCCCTGGAGTACAACCCCTACTCCTGGAATAAA ATTTCCAACATGCTGTACTTGGAGTCACCAGCAGGGGTCGGCTTTTCTTATTCCGAAGATAAAAACTACATCACCAACGACACAGAG GTGTCCATGAACAACTACCTGGCCTTGAAGCAGTTCTTCAAGCTCTTCCCCGAGTACAGCAAGAACCAGCTGTTCCTGACGGGAGAGAGCTACGCAGGGATCTACATCCCCACCCTGGCGGAGAGGGTGATGGAGGACCCTGCGTTCAACCTCCAG GGTATCGCCGTTGGCAACGGGATGGCCAGCTACGAGCTGAACGACAACTCCCTGGTGTACTTTGCGTACTACCACGGTCTCCTAGGCAACCAGCTCTGGGCCCAACTGCAGACTTTCTGCTGTAGTAAGGGAAAATGTGACTtctacaacaaccacaacgtCAACTGCTCCAAGAAC ctggaggaggtgcagaCCATCGTGTACGGCTCAGGCCTGAACATGTACAACCTGTACGCCCCCTGTCCGGGGGGCGTTGGCCAGAGGTTGGG GATGGATGGCGGTAGTCTGGTACTCAGAGACCTGGGGAACAGCTTCACCAGACACCCCGCGACACAGCGGTTGAACCAG CTGCGTGGTGTAGCGTCTCTCTTCAAGAATGTCCGGCTGGACCCACCCTGCACcaactccaccccctccaccctctacctCAACAACGTCTACGTCAGGGCGGCTCTGCACATCAGTCCTGCCGCACTGCCCTGGGTCATCTGCAG CTCGGAGGTGAACCTCAACTATGGGCGTGTATACGTCGAAGTCAGTAAGCAGTACCTGAAGCTACTGGGAGCCCTG GTATATCGTGTCCTGGTGTACAACGGTGACGTCGACATGGCCTGTAACTTCATGGGAGACGAGTGGTTCGTGGAGTCGCTGCAGCAGAAG GTGGAGGTACAGCGGAGGACCTGGACCTACCAGGACAAGGAGGGGCTGCAGGTGGGCGGTTTCGTTAAGGAGTTCAGCAACCTCGCCTTCCTCACCGTCAAG GGCTCGGGTCACATGGTCCCTGCTGATAAGCCTGCGGCTGCCTACACCATGTTCTCCCGCTTCCTACTGAGACAACCCTTCTGA